The window GAAGTGACCGCTCTCCGCGCAGGAGGCCCGTCCGGCAGGACACTCTCACTCATCGTCATCCTCATTCTGCTTCGCATAAGAATCCGAATCCCCAGCCCGCTCCTCCGGCTCTGCATAAGAATCCGAATCGTCCCCGCCCTCAGAGACACCCACCAAAGCCTCCTCCGGCAGATTCCACGCCCGCAGCACTTTAAAGATCGCATTCGAAGAAAACCCAGCCCGCAGCAGCCGATTCATCGTTCGCACAGTCTCCTTCTGCGCATTCGCCCCACTCGGCTGCTTCATCCTCTTCCGCGCAATATACTGCCGAGCCAGCACAACTTCATCGACATCCTCATACGCCGTCTCAAGCGTCGACGCCACGAGCTCCTTCCCAACGCCCTTCATCATCAGATCCTGCTGCACGCGCCTCTTGCCAAACTTCTCATGCTCCTTCCGCACCCGCGTGTAGTCCTCCGCGAACCGCGTATCGCTTAAGTAGTTCAGCTCCTTCAGCCGAACAACCGCCGCATCCATCGCACGCGCACCAGCCTCACCCTCCTCCGCGCGAGCCCGCATCAACCGCCGCAGATCGCGCTCCGTCCGCATCCGCCGCGCCAGCAAACCCACTGCATACTCAAACA is drawn from Edaphobacter lichenicola and contains these coding sequences:
- a CDS encoding regulatory protein RecX; this encodes MAFARPKKREPVGEAGLFEYAVGLLARRMRTERDLRRLMRARAEEGEAGARAMDAAVVRLKELNYLSDTRFAEDYTRVRKEHEKFGKRRVQQDLMMKGVGKELVASTLETAYEDVDEVVLARQYIARKRMKQPSGANAQKETVRTMNRLLRAGFSSNAIFKVLRAWNLPEEALVGVSEGGDDSDSYAEPEERAGDSDSYAKQNEDDDE